Proteins encoded in a region of the Clostridium beijerinckii genome:
- the priA gene encoding primosomal protein N', giving the protein MYAEIIINSDALEIDKPFTYKVPSELQDKIGIGFRVKVPFGPKSRPIEGFVFSILQEDDLINFNYRVKEILNICDDYAILTNYDMEVIKFLRRKYLCKFIDAIRLMIPVGIMKGLREKKKKVVLVNEEIQADQLDKENYKKLYDFIASNNGIYTKTEIVSNGCFSLYLLNKLIEKGILRTEEQTVFRYNTRIYDTDSNKKLTVEQENCLNTILNSPDQKYLIKGVTGSGKTEVYIRLVEEMLSQNKSTIVLVPEISLTPQMIERFKGRFGENVALFHSRLSDGERFDEWYRVKEGKAKLVIGARSALFLPLQDLGLIIIDEEHENTYKSEHNPKYHTREVSEFICEIKGCKLVMGSATPSVESYYKAIRGEYKLIEMHKRTNGKEMPHMEIMDMREELKSKNLSLFSRKLLAEIEATLKNKKQVILFLNRRGYSTFISCRSCGYVFKCPECDVSMTYHKNGYLICHYCGRAEKSKTVCPKCNSKYVKFFGAGTERVELEVKKYFPKSRVLRMDVDTTRHKNSHESIYNCFKNGEADILIGTQMVSKGLDFKNVTLVGVLAADMSLNLPDYRASERTYQIITQVAGRSGRGEDEGKVIVQSYTPNHYSLKCAQEEDYESLFKEEIKIRRLMENPPFGKILLIVGSSKFEEKLTKFMYTLEADLKKLVVDDLTILGPVPCIISKLKENYRWQIIIKGNFDDEFSEKVKDTLYLLNKSVYNEIRVSIDINPNNMT; this is encoded by the coding sequence ATGTATGCTGAAATAATTATAAATAGTGATGCTTTGGAAATTGATAAGCCATTTACATACAAAGTACCTAGCGAACTTCAGGATAAAATAGGAATAGGATTTAGAGTAAAAGTGCCTTTTGGGCCTAAAAGCAGACCAATAGAAGGCTTTGTATTTTCAATATTACAGGAAGATGATTTAATTAATTTCAATTATAGAGTGAAAGAGATTTTAAATATATGTGATGATTATGCTATATTAACAAACTATGATATGGAAGTAATTAAATTTTTAAGAAGAAAGTATTTATGTAAATTTATTGATGCAATTCGCCTTATGATTCCTGTTGGAATTATGAAGGGGCTAAGGGAAAAAAAGAAAAAAGTAGTTTTAGTAAATGAAGAAATACAAGCGGATCAGCTGGATAAAGAAAATTACAAAAAATTATATGATTTCATAGCCAGCAACAATGGGATTTATACAAAAACAGAAATTGTTAGTAATGGATGCTTCTCTTTATACTTATTAAATAAGTTAATAGAAAAAGGTATACTAAGGACAGAAGAACAAACAGTATTTAGATACAACACTCGAATATATGATACTGATAGTAATAAGAAACTTACAGTAGAGCAGGAAAACTGTCTTAATACGATTTTAAACAGTCCTGATCAAAAATATCTAATAAAAGGTGTTACGGGATCGGGGAAGACAGAAGTATATATAAGACTAGTTGAAGAGATGTTAAGTCAAAATAAAAGTACAATTGTTTTAGTTCCGGAAATTTCATTAACCCCTCAGATGATTGAACGATTTAAAGGCCGATTTGGAGAGAATGTTGCACTTTTTCATAGCAGGTTAAGTGATGGTGAAAGATTTGATGAGTGGTATAGAGTAAAAGAAGGGAAAGCTAAATTAGTTATAGGAGCACGAAGTGCCTTGTTTTTACCGCTTCAGGATCTTGGACTTATTATAATTGATGAAGAACATGAAAATACATATAAATCAGAACATAATCCTAAATATCATACTAGAGAAGTAAGCGAGTTCATATGCGAAATTAAGGGCTGTAAATTAGTTATGGGGTCAGCAACTCCTAGCGTTGAAAGCTATTACAAAGCTATCAGAGGTGAATATAAGTTAATAGAAATGCATAAAAGGACTAATGGAAAAGAAATGCCGCATATGGAAATAATGGATATGAGGGAAGAGCTGAAAAGTAAGAATTTATCATTGTTCAGTAGAAAACTTTTAGCTGAAATAGAGGCAACTTTAAAAAATAAGAAGCAGGTAATTTTATTTTTAAACAGAAGAGGGTATTCAACATTTATTTCGTGTAGAAGTTGTGGATATGTATTTAAATGTCCAGAATGCGATGTTTCTATGACATACCATAAAAATGGATATTTGATATGCCATTACTGCGGAAGGGCAGAGAAATCAAAAACTGTATGTCCAAAATGTAATAGTAAATATGTGAAATTTTTTGGAGCAGGAACAGAACGTGTTGAACTAGAAGTGAAAAAATATTTTCCGAAATCAAGAGTATTGAGAATGGATGTTGACACTACACGGCATAAAAATTCTCATGAATCCATTTATAATTGTTTTAAAAATGGAGAAGCAGACATATTAATTGGAACACAAATGGTGTCAAAAGGATTAGATTTTAAAAATGTTACACTGGTTGGAGTTTTAGCGGCAGACATGTCTCTGAATTTGCCTGATTACAGAGCTTCTGAAAGAACATATCAAATAATAACGCAGGTTGCGGGCAGGTCTGGAAGAGGTGAAGATGAAGGCAAGGTAATAGTTCAAAGCTATACGCCAAACCACTATAGTTTAAAGTGTGCTCAAGAAGAGGATTATGAATCTCTATTTAAAGAAGAAATAAAGATTAGAAGGTTGATGGAAAATCCTCCTTTTGGTAAAATATTATTAATTGTTGGATCTTCGAAATTTGAAGAAAAATTAACAAAATTTATGTATACTTTAGAGGCTGATTTGAAAAAATTAGTAGTAGATGATCTTACTATTCTCGGACCAGTTCCTTGTATAATTTCTAAATTAAAAGAAAATTACAGATGGCAGATAATAATAAAAGGAAATTTTGATGATGAGTTTAGTGAAAAAGTTAAAGATACACTTTATCTATTAAATAAGAGTGTATATAATGAAATAAGGGTTAGTATAGATATTAATCCTAATAATATGACATAG
- the rlmN gene encoding 23S rRNA (adenine(2503)-C(2))-methyltransferase RlmN has product MNNLLDFTLEELKAWMKENGESAFRGQQILSWIYKGVKEFDDMRNIPKPLVHKLKENFFVGLPKIIEVYKSNIDGTEKFLLGFKDGNLIESVLMRYKHGNSICISTQVGCAMGCKFCASTIEGKVRNLTTGEILSQIMVVQDYINERISNVVLMGSGEPLDNYDNVMKFLKIVSAEYGLNIGQRHITLSTCGIVPKIYELAGKELSITLAISLHAFSNDKRKEIMPIANRYSIEEVLEACRYYISKTNRRITFEYALVKDVNDGREDAKALGKLLKGMLCHVNLIPVNEIKENTYKRSSKKAIEDFSEILKNHGIEVTTRREMGSDINAACGQLRRSYINTQEIEGEQNGRFS; this is encoded by the coding sequence ATGAACAATTTGCTAGATTTTACTTTAGAAGAACTTAAAGCATGGATGAAGGAAAATGGTGAAAGTGCATTTAGAGGTCAACAAATATTATCATGGATTTATAAAGGTGTTAAAGAATTCGATGATATGAGAAATATACCAAAGCCATTAGTACACAAACTAAAAGAAAATTTTTTTGTAGGTTTGCCAAAGATAATAGAAGTATATAAATCTAATATAGATGGTACAGAAAAATTCTTGTTAGGATTTAAGGATGGAAACTTAATAGAATCTGTACTAATGAGATATAAGCATGGAAATTCCATATGCATATCCACTCAAGTTGGATGTGCGATGGGATGCAAATTTTGCGCATCTACAATTGAAGGTAAAGTTAGAAATCTTACAACTGGAGAAATTTTATCGCAAATTATGGTTGTTCAAGATTATATCAATGAAAGGATTTCTAACGTCGTATTAATGGGAAGTGGTGAACCACTTGATAATTATGATAATGTTATGAAGTTTCTAAAAATAGTTTCTGCCGAATATGGATTAAATATTGGGCAGAGACATATAACATTATCTACTTGTGGAATTGTACCTAAGATATACGAATTAGCAGGTAAAGAACTTAGTATAACTCTAGCTATATCGTTACATGCATTTAGTAATGATAAGAGAAAAGAGATTATGCCTATAGCTAATAGGTATAGTATTGAGGAAGTATTAGAAGCTTGTAGATATTATATAAGCAAAACTAATAGGAGAATTACGTTTGAGTATGCACTAGTGAAAGACGTAAATGATGGCAGAGAAGATGCAAAAGCATTAGGCAAATTGTTAAAAGGTATGCTTTGTCATGTTAATTTGATACCAGTAAATGAAATAAAGGAAAATACATATAAGAGATCTTCAAAAAAGGCGATAGAAGATTTTTCGGAAATACTAAAAAATCATGGAATAGAAGTTACTACAAGACGTGAAATGGGAAGTGACATTAATGCAGCATGTGGACAACTTAGAAGAAGTTACATAAATACCCAAGAAATAGAGGGGGAGCAAAATGGTAGGTTTAGTTAG
- a CDS encoding zinc metallopeptidase: MHFYPFFDPTMILLVPAIIISFWAQSKINSAYSKYSQVRTINGYTGQQVARMMLDEAGLFDVRIELINSKLGDHYDPTSKILRLSPEVYSGGSISSAGIAAHEVGHALQHKERYAPLVIRNSIVPVVNIGSNVSWMLFFVGILLGFKGLTTLGIILFSGVVIFQLITLPVEFDASTRALNILKSRGILYGDETKSAQKVLDAAAMTYVAATLMAVSQLIRLIAISNRRND, encoded by the coding sequence ATGCATTTTTATCCGTTTTTTGATCCAACAATGATATTATTAGTTCCAGCTATAATAATTTCATTTTGGGCTCAATCCAAAATTAATAGTGCGTATAGTAAGTATAGCCAAGTAAGAACAATAAATGGATATACTGGTCAACAAGTTGCAAGAATGATGTTAGATGAAGCTGGGCTTTTTGATGTTAGAATAGAATTGATAAATTCAAAGCTTGGAGATCATTACGATCCTACAAGTAAAATCCTCAGACTGTCCCCAGAGGTATATTCAGGTGGATCTATTTCTTCAGCAGGCATAGCTGCCCATGAGGTTGGGCATGCATTGCAGCATAAAGAAAGGTATGCTCCACTAGTAATAAGAAATTCTATTGTGCCAGTTGTAAATATTGGCTCAAATGTATCATGGATGCTATTCTTTGTTGGTATATTATTAGGTTTTAAGGGATTAACTACACTTGGAATAATTCTATTTTCAGGAGTTGTAATTTTTCAGCTAATAACATTACCTGTAGAGTTTGATGCATCTACCAGAGCTTTGAATATATTAAAGTCTAGAGGAATATTATATGGTGACGAAACTAAAAGTGCACAAAAGGTTTTAGACGCAGCAGCAATGACATATGTAGCTGCAACGTTAATGGCAGTATCACAGTTAATAAGATTAATTGCTATAAGCAATAGAAGAAATGATTAG
- the pknB gene encoding Stk1 family PASTA domain-containing Ser/Thr kinase gives MDGIVLGNRYELLEKIGEGGMSEVFKARDNKLNRFVAVKILKKELCDNPDIVEKFKGEATAVAALSDNNIVNILDVGTQDEINYIVMEYVKGKTLKDIIKQVGKMNYETAISVAIQIAKALDCAHRNNIIHRDVKPQNILVTEDGVMKVTDFGIAKSSNSETITNTSTIMGSAHYLSPEQAKGNFIDCRTDLYSLGVVLYEMVTGNLPFQADTAVTIALKHLQEEVVPPKSVNSKIPESLNQLILKAMEKDPIKRYQNAKEMISDLQRIKDDPNAKIDKEDDNDHTIIMSAVTEQISKQEEKLPNKKDDDYDDEDDDDYYYEDDEDEKGSGINKKRIMKITIGVVLALLLIVLGVAAFKMVSSATANSKEVQVPDIVGKNVDDGKKALEALNLVLVEGGTEASDQPEGTILKMNPDAGTKVKEKSQIRVIVSGGATKLKMPDLKEYDIDTATTILKSFGLKISDKSEAFSDSIPEGQIISQTPKKDTEVTADDKITVVVSKGPEVKTTKVPGVVGKDQDTATGELQDAGLKVSVNSQETQDESQNGKVLKQTGEGNRVEQGTTIVITVGKYVAKQDPPVTNNPPQGNTKPGGNGSTPDKNTGGTGGTTTDTPGKTPNTPGTTNPTGPWDDTNNSQNNTQTKTSNQNHQ, from the coding sequence ATGGATGGAATTGTACTTGGAAACAGATACGAGTTGTTAGAAAAAATAGGGGAAGGCGGAATGTCAGAAGTATTTAAGGCAAGAGACAATAAATTAAATAGGTTTGTTGCAGTTAAAATACTTAAGAAAGAACTTTGCGACAACCCTGATATTGTAGAAAAATTTAAAGGTGAGGCAACAGCTGTTGCAGCCTTATCTGACAATAATATAGTAAATATACTAGATGTAGGAACACAGGATGAAATAAATTATATTGTAATGGAATATGTTAAAGGAAAAACATTAAAAGATATTATAAAACAAGTTGGAAAGATGAATTATGAAACAGCTATATCAGTTGCAATTCAAATAGCCAAAGCTTTAGATTGTGCTCATAGAAACAATATAATACATAGAGATGTTAAGCCACAAAATATTTTAGTAACAGAAGATGGAGTTATGAAAGTAACTGATTTTGGAATAGCAAAATCATCAAATTCTGAAACTATTACAAATACTAGTACAATAATGGGATCTGCTCATTATCTTTCTCCAGAACAAGCAAAAGGAAATTTTATTGATTGTAGAACGGATTTATATTCATTAGGAGTTGTATTATATGAAATGGTTACTGGAAATCTCCCATTCCAAGCAGATACTGCTGTAACTATAGCTTTAAAACATCTTCAGGAAGAGGTTGTTCCGCCAAAAAGTGTTAATTCAAAAATTCCTGAGAGTTTAAATCAATTAATTTTAAAAGCAATGGAAAAGGACCCTATTAAGAGATATCAGAATGCTAAGGAAATGATCTCAGATCTCCAAAGAATAAAGGATGACCCTAATGCAAAGATAGATAAAGAAGACGACAATGATCATACGATAATAATGTCTGCCGTAACTGAACAGATATCAAAGCAAGAGGAAAAGTTGCCCAATAAAAAAGATGATGACTATGATGATGAAGACGATGATGATTATTACTACGAAGATGATGAAGATGAAAAAGGCAGTGGAATAAACAAGAAGAGAATAATGAAAATAACAATAGGTGTAGTTTTAGCATTACTATTAATAGTTTTAGGTGTTGCAGCTTTTAAAATGGTTAGTTCTGCTACTGCTAACAGTAAGGAAGTTCAGGTTCCTGACATAGTAGGAAAGAATGTGGATGATGGGAAGAAAGCACTTGAAGCTTTAAATTTAGTTTTAGTAGAAGGTGGAACTGAAGCAAGCGATCAGCCAGAAGGAACTATTCTTAAGATGAATCCAGATGCTGGAACTAAAGTTAAAGAAAAAAGTCAGATTAGAGTCATTGTAAGTGGAGGAGCAACAAAACTTAAGATGCCTGATTTAAAGGAGTATGATATAGATACTGCAACTACTATTTTAAAATCCTTTGGACTTAAGATTAGTGATAAAAGCGAAGCTTTTAGCGATAGTATACCAGAAGGACAAATAATAAGTCAAACTCCGAAAAAAGATACTGAAGTAACAGCAGATGATAAGATAACAGTCGTTGTAAGTAAAGGACCGGAAGTTAAGACTACAAAAGTACCTGGTGTAGTGGGTAAAGACCAAGATACAGCTACAGGTGAATTACAAGATGCTGGTTTAAAAGTATCTGTAAATTCCCAAGAAACACAAGATGAAAGCCAAAATGGTAAAGTTTTAAAACAAACAGGAGAAGGAAATAGAGTAGAGCAGGGTACTACAATTGTTATAACAGTTGGTAAATATGTTGCAAAACAAGATCCGCCTGTAACTAATAATCCTCCTCAAGGAAATACTAAGCCAGGTGGAAATGGAAGTACTCCTGATAAAAACACTGGAGGAACAGGTGGTACTACTACTGATACACCAGGAAAGACTCCTAATACTCCAGGTACAACTAATCCTACAGGCCCATGGGATGATACAAATAACAGCCAAAACAACACTCAAACTAAAACATCAAATCAAAACCATCAATAA
- the rsgA gene encoding ribosome small subunit-dependent GTPase A, giving the protein MNGKIIKGIGGFYYIKTDEGLIECKARGKFRHKDIKPMVGDDVTIKMEHGKGVIEEIHKRKSQLVRPTVANVSLAFVVFAVKNPDINFDLLNKFLILCEYNNIEVIVCLNKIDLVSEEEREEIKKRINVIGYEVLFINAKKGIGIERLEEKIRGNITVFCGPSGAGKSTLINKLSNKEHMETGNVSEKLGRGKHTTRHSELIEVADGYIVDTPGFSTLEIKDLMDKNSLKYCFPEFTQYNDKCKYRGCLHYKEPNCALKEAVESEKINRYRYEFYVRALEEIIEEEKNKW; this is encoded by the coding sequence ATGAATGGAAAAATAATAAAGGGCATAGGAGGCTTTTATTATATTAAGACAGATGAAGGCTTAATAGAATGTAAAGCTAGAGGGAAATTTAGACATAAGGACATAAAGCCTATGGTAGGGGATGATGTTACAATTAAGATGGAACATGGAAAAGGCGTTATTGAAGAGATACATAAGAGAAAATCTCAATTGGTTAGACCTACTGTGGCAAATGTTTCTTTAGCATTTGTTGTTTTTGCAGTTAAGAATCCAGACATAAATTTTGATTTATTAAATAAGTTTTTAATTCTATGTGAATATAATAACATTGAGGTTATAGTTTGCTTGAATAAGATAGATTTAGTATCGGAAGAAGAAAGAGAAGAAATAAAGAAGCGAATAAATGTCATAGGTTATGAGGTTCTTTTTATAAATGCTAAAAAAGGAATAGGAATAGAGCGGTTAGAAGAAAAGATTAGAGGAAATATAACAGTTTTTTGTGGACCATCAGGAGCAGGAAAGTCAACATTAATAAATAAGCTTTCCAACAAAGAACATATGGAAACAGGTAATGTAAGTGAGAAGCTTGGAAGAGGTAAGCATACTACAAGACATAGTGAGTTAATTGAGGTAGCGGACGGATATATCGTTGATACCCCTGGATTTTCTACACTAGAAATAAAAGATTTAATGGATAAAAATTCTTTAAAATATTGTTTTCCTGAATTTACACAGTATAATGATAAGTGTAAATATAGAGGTTGTTTACATTATAAAGAACCAAATTGTGCTCTAAAAGAGGCTGTAGAAAGCGAAAAGATTAATAGATACAGATATGAATTTTATGTAAGAGCATTAGAAGAAATAATTGAGGAGGAAAAAAATAAATGGTAA
- the fmt gene encoding methionyl-tRNA formyltransferase — MNIVFMGTPDFAVPSLQRMIKEYNVTAILTQPDKPKGRGKKMAYSAVKEEGLKHEIPIYQPIKLKDDRDLIEKLKELKPDFIIVVAFGQILTKEVLDIPKYGCINLHASLLPMYRGAAPLNWAIINGEKISGNTTMLMDVGLDTGDMILKDEVEIPNNMTTGELHDILMIRGADLLVKSIEGISKGEIVPEKQGNETFYAKMLDKNIANIDWNKSAEEIHNLVRGLNPWPIAYTDYKNERMKIYETEVLREKSNKEPGTIIDVSKNGVKVSCKEDVLLIKRVQFPNGKPLTIEQYINGHEIEENIILQ, encoded by the coding sequence ATGAATATAGTATTTATGGGTACTCCTGATTTTGCAGTTCCTTCTTTGCAAAGAATGATTAAAGAGTACAATGTTACTGCTATTTTGACTCAACCAGACAAACCAAAGGGTAGAGGAAAGAAAATGGCGTACTCTGCAGTTAAAGAAGAAGGATTAAAACATGAAATCCCAATATACCAGCCAATAAAGTTAAAAGATGATAGAGATTTGATAGAGAAATTAAAAGAGCTCAAACCAGATTTTATTATAGTAGTGGCATTTGGGCAGATTTTAACTAAGGAAGTATTGGATATACCAAAGTATGGATGTATAAATCTTCATGCATCTTTGCTTCCAATGTATAGAGGTGCTGCACCACTAAATTGGGCAATAATAAATGGAGAGAAGATTTCTGGGAATACCACAATGCTTATGGATGTTGGTTTAGATACAGGAGATATGATTCTTAAGGATGAAGTTGAAATTCCTAATAATATGACAACTGGTGAATTACATGATATATTAATGATTAGAGGAGCAGACTTACTTGTAAAAAGTATAGAGGGAATTTCTAAAGGAGAGATAGTTCCAGAAAAGCAAGGAAATGAGACTTTTTATGCCAAGATGCTTGATAAGAACATCGCTAATATAGATTGGAATAAAAGTGCTGAAGAGATTCATAACTTAGTTAGAGGACTAAATCCATGGCCAATTGCTTACACCGATTATAAGAATGAAAGAATGAAGATATATGAAACAGAAGTTCTAAGAGAAAAAAGCAACAAAGAACCTGGTACTATTATAGATGTAAGCAAAAATGGAGTGAAAGTTTCATGTAAGGAAGATGTTCTCTTAATAAAAAGAGTACAGTTTCCTAATGGTAAGCCTTTGACAATAGAACAATATATTAATGGACATGAAATAGAGGAAAATATAATTTTACAATAA
- a CDS encoding Stp1/IreP family PP2C-type Ser/Thr phosphatase: MVGLVSDVGLRRTLNEDSASYLERDEFKIYVVADGMGGHNAGEVASQMAATNIVDYVKENFSSSKAENLLVEAIEKVNKDIFTFSNTSENLSGMGTTVTTCFMTKNFIQVANVGDSCCFAVKNNEIKKITKDHSLVQELVDIGSISEKEAENHPKKNIITRALGTSINVNVDIFQLENREYDLYILCSDGLTNELTKEEILQVVTEGESYVNIANKLVYLAKQNGGRDNITVLLFGGEM; the protein is encoded by the coding sequence ATGGTAGGTTTAGTTAGTGATGTTGGGTTAAGGCGGACATTAAATGAAGACTCTGCTTCGTATTTAGAAAGAGACGAATTCAAGATTTATGTAGTGGCAGATGGAATGGGTGGACATAATGCAGGAGAAGTGGCCAGCCAGATGGCTGCAACGAATATTGTTGATTACGTAAAAGAAAACTTTTCTTCTAGTAAAGCAGAAAATTTACTTGTAGAAGCTATAGAGAAAGTAAATAAAGATATATTTACTTTCTCTAACACTAGCGAAAATTTAAGTGGAATGGGAACTACTGTTACAACTTGTTTTATGACTAAAAATTTTATACAGGTTGCAAATGTAGGTGATAGTTGTTGTTTTGCAGTTAAAAACAATGAAATTAAAAAGATTACTAAAGATCATTCTTTAGTACAAGAACTAGTTGATATTGGGAGTATAAGTGAAAAAGAGGCGGAAAATCATCCTAAGAAAAATATTATTACAAGAGCATTAGGAACTAGCATTAATGTGAATGTAGATATATTTCAGTTAGAGAACAGAGAATATGACCTTTATATATTGTGTTCAGATGGATTGACAAATGAATTAACTAAAGAAGAGATTCTACAAGTCGTCACTGAAGGAGAAAGTTATGTAAACATTGCTAATAAACTTGTATACTTGGCAAAGCAAAACGGTGGCAGAGATAATATAACAGTATTGTTGTTTGGAGGAGAGATGTAG
- the rsmB gene encoding 16S rRNA (cytosine(967)-C(5))-methyltransferase RsmB: MNCRKLAVKILGRVLNEGAYSNIVLAKELNEAELSDKDKALLTEIVYGVLRRKKTLDIIISNFVKDLKLMNKDILNILRVAIYQMNFLDKIPSYAACNEAVEEAKEISENDSKLVNGILRNFTKNPDDIEVLGNKIDEYAYKFSFEPWMIRLLIKQYGENVSKKIMSGLNSIPQVSVRVNELKADYDEVFEKLEELEYEVEEGAICPEAICIKGGKSIENNPLFQEGKITVQDESAMIIAPLLELEEGMTVTDLCSAPGGKTTHIAEILQNTGKVLAYDLHESKLGLIKENCERLGITNVEVNTSDATKLNPDLIASSDRILIDVPCSGLGIIRKKPEIKWNKTRNELREIIKIQRDIMECAWMYLKEDGIMIYSTCTLNKEENEENIEWFVSRHKDCSVKKIFIGKQDNLVYNRDGSLTIMPNENMDGFFVAKLEKRQ, encoded by the coding sequence ATGAATTGTAGAAAATTAGCAGTAAAGATATTAGGAAGAGTCTTAAATGAAGGGGCTTACTCTAATATAGTATTAGCAAAAGAGTTAAATGAAGCAGAATTAAGTGATAAAGATAAAGCACTATTGACTGAAATTGTCTATGGAGTTTTAAGAAGGAAAAAAACATTAGATATTATAATTTCAAACTTTGTAAAAGACCTTAAGTTAATGAATAAAGATATCTTAAATATTTTAAGAGTAGCAATATATCAAATGAACTTTTTGGATAAGATACCTAGCTATGCTGCTTGTAATGAAGCAGTAGAGGAAGCTAAAGAAATATCAGAAAATGATTCAAAGTTAGTAAATGGAATACTTAGAAATTTCACTAAAAATCCTGATGATATTGAAGTTCTAGGAAATAAAATTGATGAATATGCATATAAGTTTTCATTTGAACCTTGGATGATAAGACTTTTAATAAAACAATATGGTGAAAATGTATCAAAGAAAATAATGTCTGGATTAAATTCAATCCCACAAGTAAGTGTTAGAGTAAATGAACTTAAAGCAGATTATGATGAAGTCTTTGAAAAATTAGAAGAACTTGAATATGAAGTTGAAGAAGGCGCTATTTGCCCAGAAGCAATTTGCATAAAAGGTGGTAAATCTATAGAAAATAATCCGCTATTCCAAGAAGGAAAAATCACAGTTCAAGATGAAAGTGCAATGATTATAGCACCATTATTAGAATTGGAAGAAGGAATGACAGTTACAGATTTGTGTAGTGCACCTGGTGGTAAAACTACTCATATTGCTGAAATACTTCAAAACACTGGAAAAGTATTAGCGTATGATCTTCATGAATCTAAACTTGGATTAATAAAAGAAAATTGTGAGAGATTAGGTATAACTAACGTTGAAGTTAATACAAGTGATGCAACTAAATTAAACCCAGATTTAATAGCATCTAGTGATAGAATCTTAATAGATGTTCCTTGTTCAGGGCTTGGAATAATAAGAAAAAAACCGGAAATAAAGTGGAACAAGACAAGAAATGAATTAAGAGAAATTATAAAAATTCAAAGAGATATAATGGAATGTGCATGGATGTATTTAAAAGAGGATGGAATAATGATATATTCAACTTGTACATTAAATAAAGAAGAAAATGAAGAAAATATTGAGTGGTTTGTTAGCAGACATAAAGACTGTAGCGTGAAAAAGATCTTTATTGGTAAACAAGATAACTTAGTATACAATAGAGATGGTTCTCTAACTATTATGCCAAATGAAAATATGGATGGATTCTTTGTGGCTAAATTAGAAAAAAGACAATAG
- the def gene encoding peptide deformylase, whose translation MALRNIRKYGDDVLRKKCREVDKIDARLLTLIEDMKETMYDADGVGLAAPQVGILKRLFVVDIGDGPLVFINPEIIETSGSQIDEEGCLSLPGETEEVMRPNYVRAKALNEKGEEFEIEAEELLARAILHEYDHLNGTLFIDRVKGRGASKK comes from the coding sequence ATGGCATTAAGAAATATAAGAAAATATGGTGATGACGTACTAAGAAAGAAATGCAGAGAAGTTGATAAAATAGATGCTAGACTATTGACATTAATTGAAGATATGAAAGAAACAATGTATGACGCTGACGGCGTTGGTCTTGCAGCTCCTCAGGTTGGGATATTAAAGAGATTATTTGTTGTAGATATTGGAGATGGACCACTAGTATTTATTAATCCAGAAATAATAGAAACAAGTGGGTCTCAAATAGACGAAGAAGGATGCCTTAGTTTACCAGGAGAAACAGAAGAAGTTATGAGACCTAATTACGTTAGAGCGAAAGCTTTAAATGAAAAGGGAGAAGAATTCGAAATAGAAGCTGAAGAGTTACTTGCAAGAGCTATATTACATGAATATGACCATTTAAATGGAACTTTATTTATAGATAGAGTTAAAGGTAGAGGGGCTTCAAAAAAATAA